A portion of the Pararge aegeria chromosome 10, ilParAegt1.1, whole genome shotgun sequence genome contains these proteins:
- the LOC120626718 gene encoding protein ALP1-like, producing the protein MVDIDLIMIALISEAEEEESEFTSAAEDRKIKRKFWVHELWKKRHILGEFRTLCSNDLSLDPRYFYDYYKMGLDKFENLVNILRPHIQKQETNLRIPISVEERISICLRFMTTAISFQALAQSYRVGYSTVLTIVHEVSAAIWKHLQPIVMPKPTQELWTKIEEEFRTIWNFPNCIGAIDGKHVNIRAPWNSGSLYFNYKKYFSTVLLAVVDAKYKFIIVDIGAYGRNSDSGILNNSKFGQRLQNNTIGIPPNKRLPGMIEEMPLVFVGDEAFPLSEHIMRPYPGNQVSDNHDKKIFNYRLSRARRLVESAFGILTQKFEVFQKKIKMQPMHLDSMILACTCLHNYVRENYELENLELPSDSILQDIRSVDYHTMTNAMVIRETFKSYFISEHGAVPWQTEMIRRC; encoded by the exons ATGGTTGATATCGATCTTATCATGATTGCTCTAATATCAGAAGCTGAAGAGGAAGAAAGTGAATTTACATCAGCAGCTgaggatagaaaaataaaacgaaaattttGGGTTCACGAGTTATGGAAGAAAAGACATATACTTGGCGAATTCAGAACACTCTGTAGTAATGATTTAAGTCTGGACCcaagatatttttatgattattataaaatgggtttagataagtttgaaaatttggtaaatattttgAGGCCTCACATCCAAAAGCAAGAAACAAatttaagaatacctatttccgTTGAAGAGCGGATATCAATATGCTTGAG ATTTATGACTACAGCAATTAGCTTTCAAGCCTTAGCTCAAAGTTATCGAGTTGGATACAGCACTGTTTTAACAATTGTACATGAAGTTTCCGCAGCAATATGGAAACATTTACAGCCAATTGTCATGCCGAAGCCAACACAAGAATTATGGACTAAAATAGAGGAGGAGTTCAGAACCATATGGAATTTTCCTAATTGTATAGGGGCAATTGACGGTAAACACGTCAATATAAGAGCTCCCTGGAATAGCGGCAGTTTGTACttcaattacaaaaaatattttagtactgTCTTGTTAGCTGTTGTTGACGCAAAGTACAAATTCATTATTGTTGACATCGGAGCATATGGACGTAACAGCGATAGTGGCATATTAAACAATTCTAAATTTGGACaacgattacaaaataatacgaTTGGTATACCGCCTAATAAAAGGTTGCCAGGTATGATAGAGGAAATGCCACTTGTTTTTGTAGGAGACGAAGCATTTCCCTTGTCCGAACACATCATGAGACCATATCCTGGAAATCAGGTGTCTGACAATCATGataagaaaatttttaattatcgcTTAAGCCGAGCAAGGCGCTTAGTAGAAAGTGCTTTCGGAATTCTGACACAAAAATTTgaggtttttcaaaaaaaaataaaaatgcaaccaATGCATCTTGATTCTATGATTCTTGCATGCACATGTTTGCATAATTACGTAAGAGAAAATTACGAACTCGAAAACTTGGAATTGCCAAGTGATAGTATATTACAAGATATACGGTCAGTCGATTACCATACTATGACAAATGCCATGGTGATCAGAGAGACattcaaatcttattttatatccgAGCATGGGGCAGTACCATGGCAAACTGAAATGATCAGACGATGTTAA
- the LOC120626719 gene encoding uncharacterized protein LOC120626719 — protein sequence MDEDEKLIYLVQKYDCLFNVKAKTYSDKNCRKNAWQKVSGEMQISEAECQKRWKRIRDCYKKAIRLRQFKSGSARSNDKPIRFEKELEFLKPYLQNKPQTSNLESSEENDVNTDTDTNLSVASPSRPESQLSSHSDTTRKKSQPLSQMLFAQYLENKKTEEDPTDTFFLSMSKTVKRMPIQMQVLLKRQILLLVTDAEIKVASNEMCTFQPETTNINSTQANTSSSIGYTTELRTESESLQLQSNSTNCISNSNTYKMQPNTGYYTTQLPTIYTPSNTYSMQSKTSSSSNSIIPNQFENSTSSRYRVEDRMEDLDLPPSPYIPLPIGTTTRQQRDGDNDYS from the exons ATGGACGaagatgaaaaattaatttatttagtacagaAGTATGATTGTCTGTTTAACGTCAAGGCGAAAACCTACAGTGATAAAAATTGTAGGAAAAATGCCTGGCAAAAAGTAAGCGGTGAAATGCAAATTTCTG AGGCAGAGTGTCAAAAGCGGTGGAAAAGAATTCGAGATTGTTACAAGAAAGCAATTAGGCTAAGACAGTTTAAGAGTGGTTCTGCTAGATCAAATGATAAGCCAATAAGATTTGAAAAAGAATTGGAGTTTTTAAAACCATACTTGCAGAACAAACCACAGACGTCTAACTTAGAGAGCTCCGAAGAAAATGACGTAAACACTGATACCGACACAAACTTGTCCGTTGCGTCGCCATCTCGACCCGAATCACAATTATCCAGTCATTCCGATACTACTCGAAAGAAGTCACAACCACTATCACAAATGTTATTCGCacaatatttggaaaataagaaaacagaAGAAGATCCAACGGACACTTTTTTTCTCTCTATGTCCAAAACGGTTAAACGGATGCCAATACAAATGCAAGTGCTACTGAAACGACAGATATTGCTTTTAGTAACTGACGCGGAAATAAAAGTTGCTTCGAATGAAATGTGCACCTTTCAACCTGAAACAACTAATATCAACTCAACGCAAGCAAATACTTCTTCATCCATCGGCTATACAACAGAACTACGAACCGAATCAGAAAGTCTTCAGCTACAATCTAATTCCACTAACTGTATTTCTAATTCCAACACTTATAAAATGCAGCCAAATACCGGGTATTATACAACACAGCTACCAACCATTTATACTCCTTCTAACACATACTCAATGCAGTCAAAAACGTCATCCAGTAGCAACAGCATAATCCCTAATCAGTTCGAAAATAGCACTTCTTCGAGATATCGTGTGGAAGATCGTATGGAAGATCTCGACCTGCCACCTTCACCATACATACCATTGCCGATTGGGACGACGACGCGGCAacaaagggatggtgataatgacTACAGTTAA
- the LOC120626983 gene encoding 28S ribosomal protein S24, mitochondrial yields MNSLIKVAQSSNLSQWSPVFASQFHTSSALCRVVSGKYRITKKRDRPLTYEMANPPHFIAHRKTWNSWNTSSLKDGLRKSETAVEDDFIRRFVNGTWHGLVCSEIIIKRQFNHIRVAAIVRRAVSPTKMYFLIGYTEELLSNWIQSPVTLELQTVDSYKDVVFKYI; encoded by the exons ATGAACTCTCTTATCAAAGTCGCTCAG AGTTCAAACTTATCGCAATGGTCGCCAGTGTTTGCTTCCCAATTTCACACGTCTTCTGCATTGTGCCGAGTTGTGTCGGGGAAGTATAGAATTACCAAGAAGAGAGACCGTCCACTGACTTATGAGATGGCTAATCCTCCGCATTTCATTGCTCATCGGAAGACATGGAACTCTTGGAATACCT caAGTTTAAAAGATGGGTTAAGAAAGTCTGAAACGGCAGTTGAAGATGATTTCATTAGAAGATTTGTCAATGGCACTTGGCATGGGCTTGTATGTAGTGAG ATTATAATAAAGCGCCAGTTCAACCACATCCGTGTAGCTGCCATTGTGCGCAGAGCAGTCTCACCCACTAAAATGTACTTCCTCATCGGCTACACAGAAGAGCTGCTGTCCAACTGGATACAGAGCCCTGTGACCTTAGAGCTTCAAACAGTTGACAGTTACAAAGAtgtagtatttaagtatatttaa
- the LOC120627015 gene encoding uncharacterized protein LOC120627015, with the protein IELNSLNDRNTAEKKHNFKEDREANNIALVISTLALSLDGALCSKKLSFDTRRSNDFLDIELEKEFGKSIGSPKNCKCNKEFCVNCTFYCKRLCRQHNSLTNWNCGSINGKAMISLNLLCDGKLDCFDESDEEGCVLGIGYAKFEAREMFSNIYNMLQLKASKQRHPYHKKYLYLSNSIKKLQELTMKAVPNLETIKKVRDKCYTMLRTIYTDTVKQSDIRNDPEEEYSFLISINHNLGTALKRSHTGNINVMGNGCHCRNGSCSVSFCTKKCAKACAVEPKLTKYHCGQSFESVEVEKVCDGVKDCSDGMDEINCKTDEICRRHHLVVLQHNLQRIGDHLKGTALGELLTSWKLKVISTLKVAEKNERPSPQEMKIIIEDIIKDLVVTYGSVEKYRRSSPDYALGEFLDISQIILESIKSYLIPHQLLVRRDREKMADKYYGWGGMPPPHGYPSGPPGSGAPGHPPQTYPYGPGVVFYPVHPAYFYPPHPHPPYPPPPDTVQVVESPPEEPELPGETVELPWSTYRWVPACLSQRSIPMGALRVGTDADGDEIYAGRAHHEGDILPAKVIPTKNACYIPYGGEEVLKDQFEVLVPAMFSWQFSTGGNVPPGAVEAGMTADGEKLYFGRVTHDGCTTPGKIHQSHGVCYYPFDGEERSSAEYECLVLF; encoded by the exons ATTGAATTGAATTCACTAAATGATAGAAATACGGCtgagaaaaaacacaatttcaAAGAGGATCGAGAGGCAAATAATATCGCCTTAGTTATCAGTACACTCGCACTCTCACTTGATGGTGCTTTATGTTCAAAGAAACTTAGTTTTGATACCCGTAGATCTAACGACTTTTTGGATATAGAACTAGAGAAGGAATTTGGGAAATCAATTGGTTCGCCCAAAAATTGTAAATGCAACAAAGAATTTTGTGTCAATTGTACGTTTTACTGCAAACGCCTCTGCCGACAACATAATAGTTTAACTAATTGGAATTGTGGATCTATAAATGGCAAAGCTATGATCTCCCTAAACCTTCTGTGTGATGGGAAATTAGACTGTTTCGATGAAAGTGACGAAGAAGGATGCGTTTTAG GTATTGGTTACGCAAAATTTGAAGCACGCGAAATGTTTAGTAATATTTACAACATGCTGCAGTTGAAAGCGTCCAAGCAACGTCACCCATATCACAAAAAGTACCTATACCTAAGCAATTCAATAAAGAAACTGCAAGAACTTACCATGAAAGCTGTACCGAACCTAGAAACAATAAAGAAAGTAAGAGATAAGTGCTATACAATGTTGAGAACAATATATACGGACACAGTAAAGCAGTCCGATATCAGAAATGATCCAGAAGAAGAATATTCTTTCTTAATATCCATCAATCATAACTTAGGAACAGCACTAAAGCGTTCTCACACGGGCAATATTAACGTAATGGGCAATGGATGCCATTGTAGAAATGGGAGCTGCTCTGTGTCATTTTGCACAAAAAAATGTGCGAAGGCATGTGCTGTAGAACCCAAACTAACAAAATATCACTGCGGACAATCTTTCGAATCTGTAGAagtggaaaaagtttgtgatgGAGTAAAGGATTGCAGTGACGGGATGgatgaaattaattgtaaaacaG ATGAAATATGTCGTCGACACCACCTGGTAGTCTTACAACACAATTTGCAAAGAATTGGAGATCATTTAAAAGGAACTGCTTTAGGAGAGCTGTTGACTTCCTGGAAATTGAAA GTAATTTCTACTTTAAAAGTAGCAGAAAAAAATGAGAGACCTTCCCCACAAGAAATGAAGATAATTATCGAGGATATAATAAAGGACCTAGTTGTAACATACGGCTCCGTTGAGAAATATAGACGGAGCAGCCCAGATTACGCCTTGGGGGAGTTTTTAGATATTTCTCAAATCATTTTGGAATCTATTAAATCAT ATTTGATACCTCATCAGTTGTTAGTGAGACGCGATCGTGAAAAGATGGCAG ATAAATATTACGGTTGGGGTGGTATGCCGCCGCCACACGGCTACCCTTCTGGACCGCCTGGATCTGGCGCCCCCGGTCACCCTCCCCAAACTTATCCCTATGGCCCAGGAGTCGTATTCTACCCAGTCCATCCAGCATACTTCTACCCGCCACATCCCCACCCTCCATACCCCCCACCCCCTGACACGGTCCAAGTAGTTGAATCCCCACCAGAAGAGCCTGAATTACCCGGAGAGACAGTCGAGTTACCTTGGA GCACATACCGTTGGGTCCCAGCATGTTTAAGCCAAAGGAGTATCCCCATGGGAGCTCTACGCGTAGGCACGGACGCGGACGGCGATGAGATCTACGCAGGCAGAGCTCATCACGAAGGCGATATCCTCCCAGCGAAAGTTATTCCTACCAAGAATGCGTGCTACATCCCCTATGGTGGTGAAGAAGTCCTAAAGGACCAGTTCGAG GTGCTGGTGCCAGCAATGTTCTCTTGGCAGTTCTCCACCGGCGGCAACGTACCCCCGGGTGCAGTTGAGGCCGGTATGACCGCTGATGGCGAGAAACTCTACTTCGGAAGAGTTACACACGATGGCTGCACTACTCCAGGAAAG ATTCACCAGAGCCACGGTGTTTGCTACTACCCGTTCGACGGCGAAGAGAGGAGCTCCGCCGAATACGAGTGCCTCGTCCTTTTCTAA